Proteins encoded within one genomic window of Felis catus isolate Fca126 chromosome C1, F.catus_Fca126_mat1.0, whole genome shotgun sequence:
- the SLC6A17 gene encoding sodium-dependent neutral amino acid transporter SLC6A17, with protein MPKNSKVTQREHSSEHVTESVADLLALEEPVDYKQSILNVAGEAGGKQKAAEEELDAEDRPAWNSKLQYILAQIGFSVGLGNIWRFPYLCQKNGGGAYLVPYLVLLIIIGIPLFFLELAVGQRIRRGSIGVWHYVCPRLGGIGFSSCIVCLFVGLYYNVIIGWSIFYFFKSFQYPLPWSECPVTRNGTVAVVEAECEKSSATTYFWYREALDISNSISESGGLNWKMTLCLLVAWSIVGMAVVKGIQSSGKVMYFSSLFPYVVLACFLVRGLLLRGAVDGILHMFTPKLDKMLDPQVWREAATQVFFALGLGFGGVIAFSSYNKQDNNCHFDAALVSFINFFTSVLATLVVFAVLGFKANIMNEKCVVENAEKILGYLHTNVLSRDLIPPHVNFSHLTAKDYTEMYKVIMAVKEDHFSALGLDPCLLEDELDKSVQGTGLAFIAFTEAMTHFPASPFWSVMFFLMLINLGLGSMIGTMAGITTPIIDTFKVPKEMFTVGCCVFAFFVGLLFVQRSGNYFVTMFDDYSATLPLTVIVILENIAVAWIYGTKKFMQELTEMLGFRPYRFYFYMWKFVSPLCMAVLTTASIIQLGVTPPGYSAWIKEEAAERYLYFPNWAMALLITLIVVATLPIPVVFILRHFHLLSDGSNTLSVSYKKGRMMKDISNLEENDETRFILSKVPSEAPSPMPTHRSYLGPGSTSPLETSGNPNGRYGSSYLLASTPESEL; from the exons ATGCCTAAGAACAGCAAGGTGACCCAGCGTGAGCACAGCAGTGAGCATGTCACGGAGTCGGTGGCCGACCTGCTGGCCCTCGAGGAGCCCGTGGACTACAAGCAGAGCATCCTGAACGTGGCAGGTGAGGCCGGCGGCAAGCAGAAGGCGGCAGAGGAGGAGCTGGACGCGGAGGACCGGCCGGCCTGGAACAGCAAGCTGCAGTACATCCTGGCCCAGATCGGCTTCTCCGTGGGCCTGGGCAACATCTGGAGGTTCCCCTACCTGTGCCAGAAAAATGGAGGCG gtgcCTACCTGGTGCCCTACCTCGTGCTACTGATCATCATCGGGATCCCGCTCTTCTTCCTGGAGCTGGCTGTGGGCCAGAGGATCCGCCGTGGCAGCATCGGTGTGTGGCACTACGTGTGCCCCCGCTTGGGGGGCATCGGCTTCTCCAGCTGCATA GTCTGCCTGTTTGTTGGGCTATATTATAATGTGATCATCGGCTGGagcattttctacttcttcaagTCCTTCCAGTACCCACTGCCCTGGAGCGAATGTCCTGTCACCAGGAATGGGACTGTGGCAG TGGTGGAGGCAGAGTGTGAAAAGAGCTCAGCCACCACCTACTTCTGGTACCGAGAGGCCTTGGACATCTCCAATTCCATCTCGGAGAGCGGGGGCCTCAACTGGAAGATGACCCTGTGCCTCCTGGTGGCCTGGAGCATCGTAGGCATGGCCGTGGTCAAGGGCATCCAGTCCTCTGGGAAG GTGATGTATTTCAGCTCCCTCTTCCCCTATGTGGTGCTGGCCTGCTTCCTGGTCCGGGGGCTGCTGCTGCGAGGGGCCGTCGATGGCATCCTACACATGTTCACCCCCAAG CTGGACAAGATGCTGGACCCCCAGGTGTGGCGGGAGGCAGCCACACAGGTCTTCTTCGCCCTGGGGCTGGGCTTCGGGGGTGTCATCGCCTTCTCCAGCTACAACAAGCAAGATAACAACTGTCACTTCGATGCTGCACTGGTGTCCTTCATTAACTTCTTCACCTCGGTGCTGGCCACCCTCGTGGTGTTTGCCGTGCTGGGCTTCAAGGCCAACATCATGAACGAGAAGTGTGTGGTCGA GAATGCCGAGAAAATCCTGGGGTACCTCCACACCAATGTCCTGAGCCGGGACCTCATCCCTCCACACGTCAACTTCTCGCACCTGACTGCCAAGGACTACACGGAGATGTACAAAGTCATCATGGCCGTGAAGGAGGACCACTTCTCAGCTCTGGGCCTCGACCCCTGCCTCCTGGAGGACGAGCTGGACAAG TCCGTGCAGGGCACAGGGCTGGCCTTCATCGCCTTCACTGAGGCCATGACGCACTTCCCGGCCTCCCCGTTCTGGTCTGTCATGTTCTTCCTGATGCTCATCAACCTGGGTCTGGGCAGCATGATTGGGACCATGGCCGGCATCACCACGCCCATCATCGACACCTTCAAGGTGCCCAAGGAGATGTTCACAG TGGGCTGCTGTGTCTTTGCATTCTTCGTGGGGCTGTTGTTCGTCCAGCGCTCCGGAAACTACTTTGTCACCATGTTTGACGACTACTCTGCCACCCTGCCGCTCACCGTCATCGTCATCCTTGAGAACATTGCTGTGGCCTGGATCTATGGAACCAAgaa GTTCATGCAGGAGCTGACAGAGATGCTGGGCTTCCGGCCCTATCGCTTCTATTTCTACATGTGGAAGTTCGTGTCTCCACTGTGCATGGCTGTGCTCACCACGGCGAGCATCATCCAGCTGGGGGTCACGCCCCCCGGGTACAGCGCCTGGAtcaaggaggag GCTGCGGAGCGCTACCTGTACTTCCCTAACTGGGCCATGGCGCTCCTGATCACCCTCATCGTCGTGGCGACCTTGCCCATCCCCGTGGTGTTCATCCTCCGGCACTTCCACCTGCTCTCCGATGGCTCCAACACCCTCTCCGTGTCCTACAAGAAGGGCCGCATGATGAAGGACATCTCCAACCTGGAGGAGAACGATGAGACCCGCTTCATCCTCAGCAAGGTGCCCAGCGAGGCGCCCTCCCCCATGCCCACTCACCGCTCCTACCTGGGGCCCGGCAGCACGTCGCCCCTGGAGACCAGCGGCAACCCCAATGGACGCTATGGGAGCAGCTACCTCCTGGCCAGCACCCCCGAGTCGGAGCTGTGA